One Gordonia pseudamarae genomic window, GAGCTTCTTCTCCAGCGGGCCGACGGTGAAACCGGGGTCGTCCTTGTGGACCATGAACGCGGAGATGCCGTTTGCCCGCTTCTCCGGATCGGTGACGGCCATGACCGTGTACCAGGTGGATTCGCCGCCGTTGGTGATCCAGCATTTGCTGCCGTTGATGACCCAGTTGTTGCCGTCCAGGCGCGCACGGGTCTTCATCGCGGCGGCGTCGGAGCCGGCTTCGCGTTCGGACAGCGCGTAGGAGGCCATGGCCTCACCGGCGGCCAGCCCGGGGAGGACCTGCCTCTTGAGGTCGTCGGAGCCGTTGAGGATCAGGCCCATGGTGCCGAGCTTGTTGACGGCGGGGATGAGCGAGGACGACGCGCACACGCGGGCGACCTCTTCGATGACGATGCAGGCGGCGACCGAGTCCGCGCCCTGGCCGTCGTATTCCTCGGGCACGTGGACGGCGTTGAATCCGTTGGCGACCAGCGAGGTCAGCGCCTCGCGCGGGAAGCGGGCATGCTCGTCGACGTCGGCGGCGTGCGGCTCGATGTCCTTCTCGGCGAGTGCGCGGATGGCCTCGCGCAGGGCCACATGCTCTTCGGGCAGCTGGAACAGGTCAAAGTCGGGGTTGCCGAAACCCATGGTCACTCCTCGCTCAGGGATTGTGCAATGCTCGGGGATCTTGCAATGCTCGGGGATCTTGCAATGACACTGCGTGCCATCAGATCATCCTTTCTAGTGGTACACGGCACCGAGTGCCATGTCAATGGCGGTGCGGTGACGTTCGGCGCACCCCCATTGTGCGCGTCGAAGCCCTCACGGGTGCCGCAATTGCTCAGCGACCTGCCGCGCGACCTCCTCCACCGAGGTCCCCGCCGGATACGTCACCACGGTGACGGCCCTGGCGCCCCGGTCCCCGGTCGCCGCCTCGCCGCTCGACGCCTCGCCACTCAACAGGTCGGCGGTGGCACGCGGTGTCAGCGAACGGCGGATCAGTGCCAATTCGGTGTGCAGGCGGTCCAGCGTCGCCGACGGGTCGCCGCGCAACATCGTGCGCAGCAGATAGTTGTGCACGCCGGTAACCGCCGCCGCGAACGCGACGAGCCGCTCGGGCGGTTCGCCGGGCAGCCGCGCGCGCAGGAACTCCTCGAACTCACGCTGATAGCGGTAGGTGGTGATCAGTTCCCGCTCACGCAGCGCCGACACCTCGGCGACCACCCGGTACCGGCGCACCGCCAGGTCCCGGGCCGAACGGAAATGCTCGAACACCGACGCAGCCGCCGCGCACACCGCCTTGTACGGATCACCGGACACCGCGGCCAGCCGCCGCGCGACATCGGTCAGCAGCACCTCATGGTCGGCGAAGATCACGTCCTCTTTCGACCGGAATTGCCGGAACAGGGTCCGCCGCGACACACCCGCCGCCTCCGCGATCTGGTCGACGGTCGTGGCCTCGTACCCCTGCGCCTCGAACAGCCTGATCGACTCGGCCACCATACGGGTGCGCAGGTCCACAGGTTCGGTCGTCGACATACGCACCAGTATCCACCGACAACTCACCAAGTATGCCCCACCCAGAGGAATGATCAAGACCCGTGGATCTGGGAGGGCGTGCCGTCCCACAATATGATCCCGGCAGTCCACTGGATCAAGTCAGCGTTGCAGCGCGCACGCCGGATGCTCACGGTGGCCGGCACCGACCTGCACCCCGACACTCCGCCGGCCGCCGTCATGGCACGGTGACATCCACCGGCCCGACATCCACCGGACCGGTGCGTCAAATCACATCACCGTGTCACCACGGGTTGCCTACGGTGGAGGCCATGTCCGCACCGGTAGCACCTGATTCGACCGACCTCGACAGCACCGACACCCTCACCGGAGTCCTGCGCACCGTCCTCGACGGGCAATGGCACGAGACCCGGGACAGTGTCCGGCAGAACATCGACCGGGTGGACCTGCTGCCCGACCCGTCCCACACCCTCGACCAGGCCCGCGGCCGGATCCTCGCCACAATGCGGGACCTGGCCGCACAGGGCTTTGCCGCGCCCGGTTTCGCGGAAGGTCACGGCGGCACCGGCGATGTGGGGGCCGCGGTCACCGGCATCGAAACCCTCGGGTACGCCGACCTGTCACTGATGGTCAAGTCGGGGGTGCAGTGGGGCCTGTTCGGCGGCGCCGTCGAGAACCTGGGCACCGCAAGGCATCACGAGAAGTACGTGCCCGGCATCATCTCCCTGGACGTACTCGGATGCTTCGCGATGACCGAGACCGGGCACGGCTCCAACGTCGCCTCGCTGGAGACCACCGCCACCTACGATCCGGCCACCGCCGAGTTCGTCATTCACTCTCCCACGCCGTCGGCGCGCAAGGACTACATCGGCGGTGCCGCCGAACACGCCCGGGTCGCAGCGGTTTTCGCGCAGCTGATCACCGGCGGACCGGATGAGGAACCCGAAGGCCGGGGGGTGCACTGCTTCGTCGTACCGATCCGCGACGACGACGGCCACGATCTACCCGGCGTCATCACGTCCGACTGCGGCCACAAGGGCGGCCTCGCCGGCGTCGACAACGGCCGCATCCTGTTCGACAACGTGCGCATCCCGGCCGAGAATCTGCTCAACCGGTACGGCGACGTCGCCGCCGACGGCACCTATTCCTCGCCGATCGAGTCGACCAACAAGCGCTTCTTCACCATGCTCGGCACCCTCATCCGCGGCCGGGTGTGCGTGGCCGCCACCTCCGGGGCCGCCGCCCGCAAGGCACTGACCCTGGCGACCCGCTACGGCCTGCTGCGCAGGCAGTTCGACGCTCCCGACGAGCAGGGCGAGGTGACGATCCTCGACTACCTCGGCCACCAGCGCACACTGTTGCCGCTGATCGCCAAGTCGTATGCGATCGCGTTCGCGCAGAACGACATCACCGCCCGGCTCACCGAGGCCGACCCCGACGGGGCGCGCAGGCTCGAAGCGGACGTCGCCGGGTTCAAGGCGTACTCCACCTGGCACGCGTCGAACGCGGTGAACGTGGCCCGCGAGGCCTGCGGTGGAGCCGGGTACCTCGCCGAGAACCAACTGTCGATCATCCGCGGCGACATCGACGTGTTCACCACCTTCGAAGGCGACAACACGGTCCTGTATCAACTCGTCGGCAAAGAACTGCTCGGCGCCTATGCCGAGGACATGCGCGGCCTGTCGGCACGCGGCTGGGTCCGGTTCGTCGCCACGATGGCCCGCGACGTGGTCGCCGAGAAGACCGCCGTCCGGCAGGTGATCCAGACCTTCCTGGACGACTCCGACGAGAATCCGGAGGACTCGAACCTCACCAACCGTGGCACCCAGATCCGGTTGTTCCGCAATCGCGAGGACCATCTGCTGCGTACCTGTGCGCAACGACTGCGGAAATCATCGTCCGACGAGGACGCCTTCGAGGTGTTCAACAACGCCCAGGACCACCTGCTCAAGGTCGGGCAGGTGCACACCGAACGCGTCATCCTGGAGTCGATGATCGCCGCGATCGCCGAGTGCGAGGAGCGGGCCGGCGACGGGACCGAGGGTGCCACCGTCGCACGCGAGGTGCTGTGGAAGGTGTGCGACCTGTTCGTCTACTCGGCGCTCGAAGCGGATCTGGGCTGGTTCCTGATGCACCGGCACGTCTCCGTCGAACGCGCCAAGGCCATCCGCCGCGGCGTCAACGACCTGTGCGCCGACCTGCGCCCGCACGCCCGCGCCCTGGTCGACGCGTTCGGCATCCCCGAATCCCTGCTCACCGCCCCCATGCTCGATCACGGCTGACCGCACCGCCGGCGGGGGCTCTCACCGCGAGCTAGTCTTTCGTTCCTCGCGGCGGGAGCCCCAACTGGACGGCCCGGACGGCTTCGGTGAGTTCGCGCCGCAGGCCCTCGACGTCACGTGCCCATGCCTGGGCCAGGGCTCCGTCGGTGAGTACGACACCGATGCCCTTGCGGCGCCGGGGCACGCCGTGCAGTTCGCCGAGCGCCTTGGCGCTCTCCCACTTCTGCGCCTCATGGCTCTCGTTGGGCGGGTAGATCTTCTTGATGTCGCTCAACGGCAACGTCCTGGTGCCCTGCCGCAGTGTGGTCTCGGTGAGGCACACACTGACATGCCGGCGGGCAGCGTACACCTGGACCAGCGCGAACGCGACCAGGATCAGCGCGAACATCGACATCACCGTCCAGTGCACCTGGCCGGGTCCGGTGATCTCCATCGCGAGGACGGCGCCGACCATGACCGGTCCGATCGCGACGACCCACCAGCTGCCGCCCTGTTCGGCGAACAGCACGTCACCCTCATCCACCGGGCCCTCGTCCACCGGCTCGGCCGGCGCGCGCTCCTTCCGCGCCCCGTCGTCCCGCGTGTCGTCGTTTTCCCGACTGTCGTCTTCCCGCGCCTTCTCGTCATGGGGATCTGCGTCATGAGGATCTGCGGTTTCGGGATCGTCGTTCACCGGCAGCCCCTCACTTCGTGCGTCCACCGGCACGGGACTGCTTGTCCGGAGGTTCCCCCGTGTACCACTGCTCGGATTCGGGCCGGTAGGCCAGCAGCGAACCGAACAGACCGGCGATGGCCACGAGCAACACGATCGCGAACCACGGCGACATGAACATCAGGCTGAACAGCAGCAGCATCACCACCACGACGAGGGTCAGCGCGGCCAGCGACGAACGCCACCGGGCGTCGCCGACGAACGCCCGGCTGCCCATGAGGACGAACGCGACACCGACCGCGGTCAGCAGGACCCCGATGCCGACCGGAGCGAGGGTCGAACCGTCGACGAGGAAACCTGCGATCGCCCCGGCGATACCGAGTGCCGCGATACCGGTTCCGGACGCGAGCCACAGTCGGTATGCCCAGGTCACCAGGTTCGGGCGGGTGTCGGGGTCAGGTTTGATCACCGGAGTTGCGTCCTTCGGTCTGAGTGGGCTGTTGTTCACCATACGACGAACCAGGTTCGGGTGTGGGCCGGTCCTCCGACCGTTGCCCGGCGGGCGGTTCTCCGGCCTGGGGATATCCGGCCTGGGGATATCCGCTCTGTGGATATCCGCCCTGGGGATACGGCGGATATCCACCGGATGCGGGCATCTGCGGTCGCGGCGGGTTGCGTTTGTCCCTGCGGTGGCGGGCCATCGCCCGGCAGTAGGTGTACGAGTCCCCGCGCATCAGCATCACCGCCGCCCCCAGCGCGGCCACGCCGCTGATCACGACGGGAATCATCACCCAGCCGGGCGTCATGTCGGCGAAGAAGGCCATCACCATACTGACGGCGAGGTAGGCGCTCATGCCGCCGAGCAGGACGCGGGCGGCATTGTAGCCGTTGCGTACCAGCAGCACCACACCGATCGAGATCACGGTGAGCACGGTCCCGACCACCACCATCAGCCCGACGGTGGTCGACGGCTCCGACAGCAGGTCGATCTGGCTCTGCGGGGTGTCTTCGGGCAGGTCGGCCACATAGTCGGCGACGAAGTCACGGATCATCTGGTACTGCCCGACGAACGCGATGATCTGCCCGACGATGACCACAACCCAGAGTTCGACGGCTATGGACACCGAATCGGCGAGCTTGGGCCGGCCGGCGGGGCCGTCGCCGGGTTGCTCGGGTCGGTGGGCCGAAGGGAACGGAACGGACATACCGAGAAGACTAGGACACCCGACTTAGAGCACACTTATCCCGCACTCAGCCCGGCCGGGCGCACACCCGCACGTATGCGGGGAGCGCAGTGGCCGGTGCCTATCCGAGCCGGCCCGCGACCTCTGATGCCCAGTAGGTGAGGATGATCGTGGCCCCGGCCCGGCGGATCGAGGTGAGCGATTCGAGGATGGCCGCGTCCCGGTCGATCCAGCCGCGTTCGGCGGCGGCGGTGATCATCGAGTACTCGCCGCTGATCTGGTAGGCCGCGACCGGTACGTCGGAGATCTCCGCGACGTCGCGGACGATGTCGAGATAGCCCATGGCCGGTTTCACCATGACGATGTCGGCGCCCTCGTCGAGGTCCAGGCGCACCTCGCGGAGCGCTTCGAGCCGGTTGCCCGGATCCTGCTGATAGGTGCGGCGGTCGCCCTGCAACGACGATCCGACGGCCTCCCGGAACGGCCCGTAGAACGCGGAGGCGTACTTGGCGGCGTAGGCCAGGATGCCGGTGTCGGTGAAACCTTCGGCGTCCAGGGCCGCGCGGATGGCGGCCACCTGGCCGTCCATCATGCCGCTGGGGCCGAGCAGGTGCGCCCCGGCGCGGGCCTGGGCCAGCGACATCGCCACGTAGCGGTCGAGGGTGGCGTCGTTGTCGACGCGGCCGGCGCCGTCGAGCACACCGCAATGGCCGTGGTCGGTGAACTCGTCAAGGCAGGTGTCGGCCATCAGGACGGTGCTGTCGCCGAGGTCGTCGGCGAGCACGCGCAGCGCCCGGTTGAGCACGCCGTCCGGGTCGTCGGCACCCGAACCGCGCGCGTCCTTGGCGGCGGTCCCGGGCACCCCGAACAGCATCAGCCCGCCGACACCCGCCGACACGGCCTCCTCGGCCGCCCGGCGCAGCGAGTCGGGCGTGTGCTGCACGACCCCTGGCATCGACGAGATGGGGCGGGGTTCGTCGATTCCGTAGGCCACGAACATCGGCAGCACCAGCTGGCGCGGCGCCAGGGTGGTCTCGGCGACCAGCCGGCGCATCGCCGGTGAGGTACGCAATCGGCGCGGGCGGATCACAGGTGACACCGGGTGTCCCTTCCTCTGGGGTTGCCGTGCGGTGAGTTGGTCCTGACTGTGGGGTCGGGCCCGGCGGCTGCGGCTCGGCCCGGCGCGATCAGCTCCGCGAGCGCCGCGACTTCTTGCGCGGTGGGGGCAGCGCCCCTTCGGCCCGCAGCCGGGCTGCGTGCTCGGCGAGCGCGTCCACCAGATCCGGGATCGACGCGGTCTCCGGCTGCACGTCGACGCGCAGCCCGAACTCGGTGGCCGTCTCGGCGGTCTTGGGGCCGATGCACGCGACGATGGTGCGGGCATGCGGCTTGCCGGCGATGCCGACGAGGTTGCGCACCGTCGACGACGAGGTGAAGCACACCGCGTCGAAGCCGCCGGTCTTGATCATCTCGCGGGTCTCGGCCGGCGGCGGCGCTGCCCGCACGGTGCGGTAGGCGGTGACATCGTCGATCTCCCAGCCGCGGTCGCGCAGACCCTCGGACAGCGTTTCGGTGGCGATGTCGGCGCGCGGCAGCAGCACCCGGTTAACCGGGTCGAACACGTCGTCGTACGGCGGGAACGCCTCGAGCAGGCCCAGCGAACTCTGCTCCCCGGTCGGCAGCAGTTCGGGGTTGATGCCGAACGCGCGCACCTTCTCGGCGGTGGCCTCGCCGACGCAGGCGATCTTCACACCGGAGAAAGCCCGGGCGTCGAGACCGAATTCGGCGAACTTCTCCCACACCGCGCGCACGGCGTTGGTGGAGGTGAACACGACCCACTGGTAGCGGCCGTCGACCAGTCCCTTGACGGCCCGTTCCATCTGGGCGGGGCTGCGCGGCGGTTCGACGGCGATCGTCGGCACCTCTTTGGGCACAGCGCCGTGCGAGACGAGCCGCTCGCTCATGTCCGCGGCCTGGTCCTTGGTGCGCGGCACCAGCACGGTCCAGCCGTACAGCGAACGCGACTCCCACCACGACAGTTTGGAACGCTGGGTGACGGCCTTGCCGACGGTCAGCACCAGCGGCCCGGACAAGGCGTTGCCCAGTTCGTTGATGGTGGCCAGGGTGCCCTCGATGGTGCGTTGCGAACAGGTGGTGCCGTTGATGGTGATGGCGACCGGGGTCTGCGCGGCCATGCCGTGTTCGGTGAGGGCGCTGGCGGCCTCAGCCAGATGTCCCGACGTCGCGTGCAGCACCAGCGGTCCGGGCGCGGCGGCCAGAGCGGCCCACTCGACCTCGCCCCGTACGTCGGCCGCGGTGTGGGTGGAGCCGAGCGGCATACCTGCGTAGCTGGGCACGACGGATGCGGCGGGCAGCCCGGGCAGCACCTCGAACTGGATCGAGGTGCGGGCCACGGCGGTCACCTCGGCGAGCACCGAATCGGTGGTCAACGGGTCACCGGCGACCACGCGCACCACGTCATCGCCGGCCTTCGCGGCGGCGACGAGCGTGCGGGCGACCTCGGTGGGATCGCCGAGTGCCGGATGC contains:
- a CDS encoding acyl-CoA dehydrogenase; the encoded protein is MGFGNPDFDLFQLPEEHVALREAIRALAEKDIEPHAADVDEHARFPREALTSLVANGFNAVHVPEEYDGQGADSVAACIVIEEVARVCASSSLIPAVNKLGTMGLILNGSDDLKRQVLPGLAAGEAMASYALSEREAGSDAAAMKTRARLDGNNWVINGSKCWITNGGESTWYTVMAVTDPEKRANGISAFMVHKDDPGFTVGPLEKKLGIKGSPTAELYFEDCTIPADRIIGDEGTGFKTALQTLDHTRPTIGAQAVGIAQGALDKAIAYVKERKQFGKSISSFQGVEFMIADMAMKVEAARLMVYASAARAEKGEKNLGFISSASKCFASDVAMEVTTDAVQLFGGAGYTRDFPVERMMRDAKITQIYEGTNQIQRVVMSRALLK
- a CDS encoding TetR/AcrR family transcriptional regulator, whose protein sequence is MSTTEPVDLRTRMVAESIRLFEAQGYEATTVDQIAEAAGVSRRTLFRQFRSKEDVIFADHEVLLTDVARRLAAVSGDPYKAVCAAAASVFEHFRSARDLAVRRYRVVAEVSALRERELITTYRYQREFEEFLRARLPGEPPERLVAFAAAVTGVHNYLLRTMLRGDPSATLDRLHTELALIRRSLTPRATADLLSGEASSGEAATGDRGARAVTVVTYPAGTSVEEVARQVAEQLRHP
- a CDS encoding acyl-CoA dehydrogenase family protein; the protein is MSAPVAPDSTDLDSTDTLTGVLRTVLDGQWHETRDSVRQNIDRVDLLPDPSHTLDQARGRILATMRDLAAQGFAAPGFAEGHGGTGDVGAAVTGIETLGYADLSLMVKSGVQWGLFGGAVENLGTARHHEKYVPGIISLDVLGCFAMTETGHGSNVASLETTATYDPATAEFVIHSPTPSARKDYIGGAAEHARVAAVFAQLITGGPDEEPEGRGVHCFVVPIRDDDGHDLPGVITSDCGHKGGLAGVDNGRILFDNVRIPAENLLNRYGDVAADGTYSSPIESTNKRFFTMLGTLIRGRVCVAATSGAAARKALTLATRYGLLRRQFDAPDEQGEVTILDYLGHQRTLLPLIAKSYAIAFAQNDITARLTEADPDGARRLEADVAGFKAYSTWHASNAVNVAREACGGAGYLAENQLSIIRGDIDVFTTFEGDNTVLYQLVGKELLGAYAEDMRGLSARGWVRFVATMARDVVAEKTAVRQVIQTFLDDSDENPEDSNLTNRGTQIRLFRNREDHLLRTCAQRLRKSSSDEDAFEVFNNAQDHLLKVGQVHTERVILESMIAAIAECEERAGDGTEGATVAREVLWKVCDLFVYSALEADLGWFLMHRHVSVERAKAIRRGVNDLCADLRPHARALVDAFGIPESLLTAPMLDHG
- a CDS encoding DUF3093 domain-containing protein: MDARSEGLPVNDDPETADPHDADPHDEKAREDDSRENDDTRDDGARKERAPAEPVDEGPVDEGDVLFAEQGGSWWVVAIGPVMVGAVLAMEITGPGQVHWTVMSMFALILVAFALVQVYAARRHVSVCLTETTLRQGTRTLPLSDIKKIYPPNESHEAQKWESAKALGELHGVPRRRKGIGVVLTDGALAQAWARDVEGLRRELTEAVRAVQLGLPPRGTKD
- the hemB gene encoding porphobilinogen synthase, producing the protein MSPVIRPRRLRTSPAMRRLVAETTLAPRQLVLPMFVAYGIDEPRPISSMPGVVQHTPDSLRRAAEEAVSAGVGGLMLFGVPGTAAKDARGSGADDPDGVLNRALRVLADDLGDSTVLMADTCLDEFTDHGHCGVLDGAGRVDNDATLDRYVAMSLAQARAGAHLLGPSGMMDGQVAAIRAALDAEGFTDTGILAYAAKYASAFYGPFREAVGSSLQGDRRTYQQDPGNRLEALREVRLDLDEGADIVMVKPAMGYLDIVRDVAEISDVPVAAYQISGEYSMITAAAERGWIDRDAAILESLTSIRRAGATIILTYWASEVAGRLG
- a CDS encoding bifunctional uroporphyrinogen-III C-methyltransferase/uroporphyrinogen-III synthase — protein: MSRAANNVTPGNKAGQGRPGRILFVGSGPGDPDLLTVRARNVIVHARTAYIDPDVPSAVATLIGSAYRDDAPEQTRSRAGRKSAAAKAAEAAAKAGDPADTADTPVPVAETPAEPAEEESVVHPALGDPTEVARTLVAAAKAGDDVVRVVAGDPLTTDSVLAEVTAVARTSIQFEVLPGLPAASVVPSYAGMPLGSTHTAADVRGEVEWAALAAAPGPLVLHATSGHLAEAASALTEHGMAAQTPVAITINGTTCSQRTIEGTLATINELGNALSGPLVLTVGKAVTQRSKLSWWESRSLYGWTVLVPRTKDQAADMSERLVSHGAVPKEVPTIAVEPPRSPAQMERAVKGLVDGRYQWVVFTSTNAVRAVWEKFAEFGLDARAFSGVKIACVGEATAEKVRAFGINPELLPTGEQSSLGLLEAFPPYDDVFDPVNRVLLPRADIATETLSEGLRDRGWEIDDVTAYRTVRAAPPPAETREMIKTGGFDAVCFTSSSTVRNLVGIAGKPHARTIVACIGPKTAETATEFGLRVDVQPETASIPDLVDALAEHAARLRAEGALPPPRKKSRRSRS